A stretch of Dermochelys coriacea isolate rDerCor1 chromosome 6, rDerCor1.pri.v4, whole genome shotgun sequence DNA encodes these proteins:
- the TCN1 gene encoding transcobalamin-1, with the protein MMRTLVTMLAGLLLLYLAPGGLCQGCAVNKDERPLVRDLQRKMIYSVNASAPPNPSILLALRLTQDHNRHIEQDMLNKLSQDAVQRAVASFSSGQVALQILAQQASCSDPRRVSANGSNINLVHLLEQKFQAELKNIASHGNPLTNFYQLSLDVLALCQLNGHLSPAEASALLSPDHKKYYLRGQFSVDTAAVAVLAQICLQTRGQPLPLKVDKKIRQNVQCLVNKILDEKKSDGVIGNIYSTGLAMQALSVSSSYLRPGVWSCLHTLHAVLDKIPQGMFKNPMAASQILPSLENRTYLDVSRLNCSMDPDNLPVSTTRPAPPTSRPPGIKVTYTVADGVNNTFNDSINVTVPQGSVFFKVMEVAQDKDPSKFSFKYTQSSWGPYIISVQGLQADNNQRTYWQLLSNGIPLSQGAGNYVVSTGERLEVRFSTY; encoded by the exons ATGATGAGGACTTTGGTGACCATGCTAGCTGGGCTCCTGCTCCTGTACCTCGCCCctggggggctgtgccagggctGTG CCGTGAACAAGGATGAGCGCCCCCTAGTGAGGGatctgcagaggaagatgatCTATTCAGTGAATGCTAGTGCCCCCCCGAACCCCAGCATCCTGCTTGCCCTGCGGCTGACCCAGGACCACAACCGCCACATCGAGCAGGACATGCTGAACAAACTGAGCCAGGATGCAGTGCAGCGAGCTG TTGCGTCCTTCTCCTCGGGCCAGGTGGCCCTCCAAATCCTGGCTCAACAGGCCTCCTGCTCTGACCCCCGGCGGGTCTCTGCAAACGGCTCCAACATCAACCTGGTGCATCTCCTGGAGCAGAAGTTCCAGGCGGAACTGAAGAACATAG CAAGCCATGGCAACCCCTTGACCAACTTCTACCAGCTCAGCTTGGACGTGCTGGCCCTGTGCCAGCTGAACGGCCACCTCTCACCAGCCGAAGCCAGTGCCCTCCTCAGCCCAGATCACAAGAAGTATTACCTCAGAGGCCAGTTCTCCGTGG ACACTGCAGCGGTGGCAGTCCTGGCTCAGATCTGCCTGCAGACCAGGGGGCAGCCCCTCCCTCTGAAGGTGGATAAGAAGATCAGACAGAATGTGCAGTGTCTAGTGAACAAAATCCTGGATGAGAAGAAAAGTGATGGAGTGATCGGGAATATCTATAGCACAGGGTTGGCCATGCAG GCCTTATCCGTCTCATCTAGCTATCTCAGACCTGGGGTCTGGAGTTGCCTCCACACTCTGCACGCTGTCCTGGACAAGATTCCCCAAGGCATGTTCAAAAACCCCATGGCTGCTTCCCAGATCCTCCCTTCCCTGGAGAACAGGACCTACCTGGACGTGAGTAGGCTCAACTGCTCCATGGATCCAG ATAACCTCCCCGTGTCCACCACCAGGCCCGCCCCACCCACTAGCCGCCCACCTGGCATCAAAGTCACCTACACTGTTGCCGATGGTGTGAATAACACATTCAACGACTCTATCAATGTCACCGTGCCCCAGGGCTCCGTCTTTTTCAAGGTGATGGAGGTTGCCCAGGATAAAGACCCCAGCAAATTCAG cTTCAAGTACACGCAGAGCTCCTGGGGCCCGTACATCATTTCTGTGCAGGGGCTGCAGGCTGATAACAACCAGCGAACCTACTGGCAGCTCCTGAGCAACGGCATCCCACTGAGCCAAG GTGCTGGGAACTACGTCGTCTCCACAGGCGAGAGGCTGGAGGTCAGATTCTCCACTTACTGA
- the LOC119856610 gene encoding zona pellucida sperm-binding protein 3-like isoform X1, giving the protein MGAPVGCWALLLLVTGAWAQNASVSVVCGSSRLQITVLADLFGNGVTVSARELMLGAGCAVTAVGPDRFQLEHPLSACGATMELLPDTIHYRNFLYYRPSAMGGVIRASAFSLPVDCFYPRTGNVSSLGLQPTWVPFSSTLMHRWRLDFALDVYDSTWSSPLSDPTYYLGDLINIQASVRTGSHAPLRIYVDECVARPSAESSMKYEVITDHGCLVDGQHSRSHFLAPRGDQFLRFQLDTFVFTGASNSQIYLLCHLKAVAPGPADQHNKACSYDPATAAWHSNDGGDCSCCDSPAGCGSRRRRRHLPQEREGLLGEADLQLGPIKLAPNSSTTLGSSPLTLASTEPTSAVAGAGELSYTVPISGTPKAILPVLFSPNRAMNPIVRGDMKESSGLRLPFTVTTLAIAVLCSLFVFLGILGCYCSTKRYHRGYRMGAVDAALGESGAVAMAPTASGDSNVASKKPGAVVAAACGESGSV; this is encoded by the exons atgggagctcctgtggggtgctgggctCTGCTTCTCTTAGTCACTGGTGCTTGGGCTCAAAATGCTTCAG TGTCAGTGGTGTGTGGCAGCTCACGGCTTCAGATCACGGTGCTGGCAGATCTCTTTGGGAACGGCGTGACAGTCTCTGCCAGGGAGCTGATGCTGGGGGCTGGCTGTGCCGTGACTGCTGTTGGGCCAGATAGATTCCAGCTAGAACACCCGCTATCGGCATGTGGGGCCACCATGGAG CTCCTCCCTGACACCATCCACTACAGAAACTTCCTTTACTACAGACCTTCTGCCATGGGGGGTGTGATCCGAGCCAGTGCCTTCTCCCTCCCCGTAGACTGCTTCTACCCCAG GACTGGGAATGTCTCTTCCTTGGGCCTCCAACCCACCTGGGTCCCCTTCAGCTCCACTCTAATGCACAGATGGCGTCTGGACTTTGCCCTGGATGTATATGACA GTACCTGGTCTTCCCCCCTGTCTGATCCCACTTACTACCTTGGTGACCTGATAAACATCCAGGCATCAGTGAGAACTGGCAGCCATGCGCCTCTGAGGATCTACGTGGATGAATGTGTGGCCCGGCCAAGTGCAGAGTCCTCTATGAAATATGAGGTCATCACAGACCATGG GTGCCTTGTAGATGGGCAGCACAGCCGCTCCCACTTCCTTGCCCCACGAGGAGACCAGTTCCTCCGTTTCCAGCTGGACACGTTTGTCTTCACTGGTGCTTCCAACAGCCAG ATCTACCTCCTGTGCCACCTGAAGGCAGTGGCTCCCGGCCCTGCTGACCAGCACAACAAGGCCTGCTCCTATGATCCAGCCACCGCAGCCTGGCACTCCAATGATGGAGGAGACTGCTCCTGCTGTGATTCCCCTGCTGGCTGTGGCAGCAGGAGGCGGCGCCGGCATCTGCCTCAGGAAAGGGAAG GGCTCCTTGGAGAAGCAGACCTCCAGCTTGGCCCTATCAAGCTGGCCCCCAATTCCTCCACTACATTGGGCTCCAGCCCTCTAACATTGGCTTCTACAGAGCCCACCTctgctgtggcaggggctggtgaGCTCTCTTATACTGTACCCATCTCTGGCACCCCTAAAGCCATCCTCCCTGTCCTGTTCTCTCCCAATCGGGCCATGAACCCCATCGTGAGAGGAGACATGAAGGAGTCATCAG GGCTGCGGCTCCCCTTCACTGTCACCACCTTGGCCATCGCAGTGCTGTGCTCACTCTTTGTCTTCCTTGGAATCCTGGGTTGCTACTGCTCCACCAAGCGCTACCACAGAGGATACCGGATGGGTGCCGTTGATGCTGCCTTGGGCGAGTCGGGTGCTGTTGCCATGGCACCCACAGCCTCTGGGGACTCCAATGTAGCCTCTAAGAAACCTGGTGCTGTGGTGGCTGCAGCCTGTGGGGAGTCTGGCTCTGTATGA
- the LOC119856610 gene encoding zona pellucida sperm-binding protein 3-like isoform X2: MLQLLPDTIHYRNFLYYRPSAMGGVIRASAFSLPVDCFYPRTGNVSSLGLQPTWVPFSSTLMHRWRLDFALDVYDSTWSSPLSDPTYYLGDLINIQASVRTGSHAPLRIYVDECVARPSAESSMKYEVITDHGCLVDGQHSRSHFLAPRGDQFLRFQLDTFVFTGASNSQIYLLCHLKAVAPGPADQHNKACSYDPATAAWHSNDGGDCSCCDSPAGCGSRRRRRHLPQEREGLLGEADLQLGPIKLAPNSSTTLGSSPLTLASTEPTSAVAGAGELSYTVPISGTPKAILPVLFSPNRAMNPIVRGDMKESSGLRLPFTVTTLAIAVLCSLFVFLGILGCYCSTKRYHRGYRMGAVDAALGESGAVAMAPTASGDSNVASKKPGAVVAAACGESGSV; encoded by the exons ATGCTTCAG CTCCTCCCTGACACCATCCACTACAGAAACTTCCTTTACTACAGACCTTCTGCCATGGGGGGTGTGATCCGAGCCAGTGCCTTCTCCCTCCCCGTAGACTGCTTCTACCCCAG GACTGGGAATGTCTCTTCCTTGGGCCTCCAACCCACCTGGGTCCCCTTCAGCTCCACTCTAATGCACAGATGGCGTCTGGACTTTGCCCTGGATGTATATGACA GTACCTGGTCTTCCCCCCTGTCTGATCCCACTTACTACCTTGGTGACCTGATAAACATCCAGGCATCAGTGAGAACTGGCAGCCATGCGCCTCTGAGGATCTACGTGGATGAATGTGTGGCCCGGCCAAGTGCAGAGTCCTCTATGAAATATGAGGTCATCACAGACCATGG GTGCCTTGTAGATGGGCAGCACAGCCGCTCCCACTTCCTTGCCCCACGAGGAGACCAGTTCCTCCGTTTCCAGCTGGACACGTTTGTCTTCACTGGTGCTTCCAACAGCCAG ATCTACCTCCTGTGCCACCTGAAGGCAGTGGCTCCCGGCCCTGCTGACCAGCACAACAAGGCCTGCTCCTATGATCCAGCCACCGCAGCCTGGCACTCCAATGATGGAGGAGACTGCTCCTGCTGTGATTCCCCTGCTGGCTGTGGCAGCAGGAGGCGGCGCCGGCATCTGCCTCAGGAAAGGGAAG GGCTCCTTGGAGAAGCAGACCTCCAGCTTGGCCCTATCAAGCTGGCCCCCAATTCCTCCACTACATTGGGCTCCAGCCCTCTAACATTGGCTTCTACAGAGCCCACCTctgctgtggcaggggctggtgaGCTCTCTTATACTGTACCCATCTCTGGCACCCCTAAAGCCATCCTCCCTGTCCTGTTCTCTCCCAATCGGGCCATGAACCCCATCGTGAGAGGAGACATGAAGGAGTCATCAG GGCTGCGGCTCCCCTTCACTGTCACCACCTTGGCCATCGCAGTGCTGTGCTCACTCTTTGTCTTCCTTGGAATCCTGGGTTGCTACTGCTCCACCAAGCGCTACCACAGAGGATACCGGATGGGTGCCGTTGATGCTGCCTTGGGCGAGTCGGGTGCTGTTGCCATGGCACCCACAGCCTCTGGGGACTCCAATGTAGCCTCTAAGAAACCTGGTGCTGTGGTGGCTGCAGCCTGTGGGGAGTCTGGCTCTGTATGA